Below is a window of Planococcus rifietoensis DNA.
GTAAAGATGCCCATCGGCTTATCCGCGGATCCGCCTTTATCCGTCAATAGGAATGAAATGCTCTCCGGGGTATGGCCTGGCGTGTGCATCACGTCAAATACCAGGTTGCCGATTTTGAACTGGTCGCCGTCTTTCAATAGTTGATGGCTGATTCCATCCAGGTTCTGATATTTCCAATCGGCATCGCCTTCATCCGAAACATAGAGCTTCGTGCCGAAACGGTCATTCAGTTCCCGTGAACCGGATACAAAGTCAGCATGGATATGCGTTTCAAGAGCGCCAACAAAATTCAGTTTCTCTTTTTTCGCCAGTTCTTCGTATGCTGTGATATCGCGCATCGGATCAACGACGACTGCTTCACCTGTTTTTTGGCACCCTACTACATAAGATGCGTGAGCCAATTTTTCGTCATAGAAATATCGTAGTAACATGGAATCAATCTCCTTTTGTTTGTTTTCGTTTTCTTAAGCTTAATATACCCCATAGGGTATAAATTGTAAACACATATGCTTCACATTTTTATCGGCTTTCTTTAACACATTAAAAAAGCTTCAGGAGGGCAGCAACTGCACTCTTGAAGCTTAAAGGCGTGTTATTTTTTTTCATCAAAAAAATCCGGAAGCTCGCTCGCTTTCATTGGAAACTCCGCTTTACGCTTGTCGACAAAGGATTGAATGCCTTCATCCGCATCAGCATTTTGCCCCGCCCAGTGGAGGAACTTCGATTCCGCAAGATGCGACTCATGCGGATGATCCGCGCCAAGCATCTTCCATAATAATTGGCGCGTAAAGCTATTGGATGTGGCGGCGGTATTTTCTGCAATGTCCCGTGCGATTTCATATGCTTTTTCAAGCGGATCTTCCGATTCATATTGCATGAGCCCCGCCTCCACCGCTTCAGCCGTCGGGATGTAGCGCCCCGTCAGTGTCCATTCGAGTGCTTTTCCGATGCCGACGATGCGCGGCAAAAACCAGCCGGAGGAAGCTTCCGGGCCGATGCCGCGGCGTCCGAAGACAAAGCCGATTTTCGCATCTTTTTTGACGATGCGGATATCCATCGGCAAAGTCATGGTCATGCCGATGCCGACCGCAGGGCCGTTGATGGCGGCAATGATCGGTTTTTTCACTTCATAAACTTGGTTACTGACCTGCCCGCCGAGGTCCCGGTATTCTTCCGCACTTTGTTCGGAAGCGAACGTCGAGCCGCCGTCCGATAAGTCCATCCCGGCGCAAAACGCCCGCCCGGCACCGGTCACGACAATGACGCGCACTTCGTCGTCGGCATCCACATTGCGGTAGAAATCCAATAATTCTTCGTTCATTTGTTCCGTATAGGCATTCATTTTTTCAGGGCGATTCAAGGTCAATGTCAGAATCCCATCCGATAATTCGGTTTTAATGGTTTCGTACAAGCGCATTCACTCCCTCTTCATATTCCCGCTCCAGCTGCTCGACAGCTTCCTTGACCGTCTCGCGCTTCGTCACCGTCGTCACGCCGTGTCCCGCCGACCAAATATCACGCCATGCCTTGGCATTGACGAGATGAGACAAATCGACTTCCTTTTTCGCCTTTAAGGTTTTCGGGTCGATGCCTTGTTTCTCAAGGCTTGGGATGAGGACATTCACCGGAACGCCGCTGAACGAATCGGTATAAAGAATGTCTTCGATCGAGGAGTCGATGACCATCTGCTTGTACTCTTCGGGCGCGCTGCTTTCTTCGACCGCCAAAAAGCGCGTACCCATATAGGCATAATCTGCGCCCATTAATAAAGCAGCTGCCACATCTTGGCCGGTCGACAAAGAACCCGACAGGATGATGGTGCCGTCAAAGAACTTCTTGACCGCCGCAATGAAAGCGAACGGATTGAGCGTGCCCCCGTGCCCGCCAGCGCCTGCGCACACAAGGATCAATCCATCGACGCCGCTTTGTGCCGCTTTCTTCGCATGCTTCGCATTTGCTACATCTGAATAGACGAGGCCGCCGTATGCATGGACGATTTCGAGTACTTCTGCAGGCGAGCCAAGCGACGTGATAACAATCGGCGGCTGATGCTCACGGATCAATTCGACGTCTTCGTCGTAGCGCTTGTTCGAACCACGGTGGCTGATGAAATTGACAGCCCACGGAATATCGCCAAGCGCTTCTTTCACTTCAACGAGCCATTTCGCGCATTCTTCAGCGGGACGCGCATTCAATAGAGGGAACGAGCCGATGACACCGGCACGCCCTGATTCAATGACCATCTGGGGCGTCGACACAAGAAACATCGGCGCCAC
It encodes the following:
- a CDS encoding enoyl-CoA hydratase-related protein; the protein is MRLYETIKTELSDGILTLTLNRPEKMNAYTEQMNEELLDFYRNVDADDEVRVIVVTGAGRAFCAGMDLSDGGSTFASEQSAEEYRDLGGQVSNQVYEVKKPIIAAINGPAVGIGMTMTLPMDIRIVKKDAKIGFVFGRRGIGPEASSGWFLPRIVGIGKALEWTLTGRYIPTAEAVEAGLMQYESEDPLEKAYEIARDIAENTAATSNSFTRQLLWKMLGADHPHESHLAESKFLHWAGQNADADEGIQSFVDKRKAEFPMKASELPDFFDEKK
- a CDS encoding NAD(P)H-dependent flavin oxidoreductase; translation: MPKLPVIVAPMFLVSTPQMVIESGRAGVIGSFPLLNARPAEECAKWLVEVKEALGDIPWAVNFISHRGSNKRYDEDVELIREHQPPIVITSLGSPAEVLEIVHAYGGLVYSDVANAKHAKKAAQSGVDGLILVCAGAGGHGGTLNPFAFIAAVKKFFDGTIILSGSLSTGQDVAAALLMGADYAYMGTRFLAVEESSAPEEYKQMVIDSSIEDILYTDSFSGVPVNVLIPSLEKQGIDPKTLKAKKEVDLSHLVNAKAWRDIWSAGHGVTTVTKRETVKEAVEQLEREYEEGVNALVRNH